A genomic stretch from Dermochelys coriacea isolate rDerCor1 chromosome 24, rDerCor1.pri.v4, whole genome shotgun sequence includes:
- the LOC119847733 gene encoding zinc finger protein 574-like encodes MAEELPPSLFFQHQYMCSECGLLYNTLEEVLIHQQSHLGEPCQPPGAAPAVALDVGPLQENHYQCLECGRVLLSPDELLAHQSLHPRQVPARPPPPTSASQIHYQCSECKELFAAPDLWLAHRQSHKAQEPMATPPPPLPPPSPAPQPTMHPYECSECAGLFQTPEELLEHQGEHFTETEKESGEPAVPEGLKPEVPSSPSPSQQMPTLAPPRAWRCGECKQEFGMAEELRRHRREHASEEFLCGECQRGFTTANRLLAHQRVHVDGTHECPNCSKVFKKAASLEQHTRIHKGEALYLCVDCGLGFGTEMTLVVHRKSHTANPLHRCACGKTFSNMTKFLYHRRTHAGKSGAPPARAPAPEPAQPPEEELAQLPAAGALNGLPAPPAAGGFLCPQCGKEFSSHIRMVRHKRVVHVLERKHKCPTCGKTFKKLVHVRNHLRTHTGERPFQCTECGKTFASQANLMRHHLTHTGERPYQCDVCQKRFTQSSNLQQHRLLHSGAGPFPCQDCGATFSRAHKLALHRVSHTGQLPFQCPECDKSFARKRLLELHRLAHAGREPHRCPDCGALFVRLAKLEEHHCAHKKLYPCPSCGKCLGSLAKLALHQLVHSGQRPFTCNLCGKGFTNPSGLSRHQQRHTGVRPHKCPLCSKTFVAASGLQLHQRTHTGERPFPCPECGKAFRQATHLREHRRLHTGERPYQCPECGKAFIQSMHLAEHRRIHTGERPHRCPHCPKAFKTLSNLRSHRKTHGAATTPAPPTAQPTQTIMCTEFGETIAIIETAEPLPLVETIEIYQAALEGSLQVDNLQVNAFV; translated from the coding sequence ATGGCAGAggagctgcccccctccctcttcttccaGCACCAGTACATGTGCTCCGAGTGCGGCCTGCTCTACAACACGCTGGAGGAGGTGCTGATCCACCAGCAGAGCCACCTGGGGgagccctgccagccccccggCGCCGCCCCCGCTGTGGCCCTCGACGTGGGGCCCCTGCAGGAGAACCACTACCAGTGCCTGGAGTGCGGGCGTGTCCTGCTCTCGCCTGACGAGCTGCTGgcccaccagagcctgcacccccgccaGGTGCCTGCCCGCCCGCcgccccccacctctgccagccAGATTCACTACCAGTGCAGCGAGTGCAAGGAGCTCTTTGCCGCGCCtgacctgtggctggcccatcgCCAGAGCCACAAGGCCCAGGAGCCTATGGCCACCCCCCCGCcgccgctgccccctccctcgcCGGCCCCCCAGCCGACCATGCACCCCTACGAATGCTCAGAGTGCGCCGGCCTCTTCCAGACAcctgaggagctgctggagcaCCAGGGTGAGCACTTCACCGAGACTGAGAAGGAGAGCGGGGAGCCGGCTGTGCCCGAGGGGCTCAAACCCGAGGTCCCCAGCTCACCCAGCCCCTCACAGCAGATGCCAACGCTGGCCCCTCCACGGGCCTGGCGCTGCGGCGAGTGCAAGCAGGAGTTCGGCATGGCGGAGGAGCTGCGGCGCCACCGCCGGGAGCACGCCTCAGAGGAGTTCCTGTGCGGCGAGTGCCAGCGTGGTTTCACCACAGCCAACCGGCTGCTCGCTCACCAGCGCGTGCACGTGGACGGCACACACGAGTGCCCCAACTGCAGCAAAGTCTTCAAGAAGGCGGCCTCGCTGGAGCAGCACACGCGCATCCACAAGGGCGAGGCCCTGTACCTGTGCGTGGACTGCGGTCTGGGCTTCGGCACCGAGATGACGCTGGTGGTGCACCGCAAAAGCCACACAGCCAACCCCCTGCACCGCTGTGCCTGCGGCAAGACCTTCAGCAACATGACCAAGTTCCTCTACCACCGCCGCACCCACGCGGGCAAGAGCGGGGCCCCGCCGGCCCGTGCCCCTGCCCCGGAGCCGGCCCAGCCACCTGAGGAGGAGCTGGCGCAGCTGCCCGCTGCTGGGGCGCTGAACGGCTTGCCGGCACCCCCTGCTGCCGGCGGCTTCCTGTGCCCACAGTGCGGCAAGGAGTTTTCCAGCCACATCCGCATGGTGCGGCACAAGCGGGTGGTGCACGTGCTGGAGCGCAAGCACAAGTGCCCCACCTGCGGCAAGACCTTCAAGAAGCTGGTGCACGTCCGGAACCACCTGCGCACGCACACCGGGGAGCGCCCCTTCCAGTGCACCGAGTGCGGCAAGACCTTCGCCTCCCAGGCCAACCTGATGCGCCACCACCTGACCCACACCGGCGAGCGCCCCTACCAGTGCGACGTCTGCCAGAAGCGCTTCACCCAGTCCTCCAACCTGCAGCAGCACCGGCTGCTTCACTCGGGCGCcggccccttcccctgccaggaCTGCGGCGCCACCTTCTCACGGGCCCACAAGCTGGCCCTGCACCGCGTCAGCCACACAGGCCAGCTGCCCTTCCAGTGCCCTGAGTGCGACAAATCCTTCGCCCGCAAGCGGCTGCTGGAGCTGCACCGGCTGGCCCATGCCGGGCGCGAGCCCCACCGCTGCCCAGACTGCGGTGCCCTCTTTGTCCGCCTGGCCAAGCTGGAGGAGCACCACTGTGCCCACAAGAAGCTGTACCCGTGCCCGTCCTGTGGCAAGTGCCTGGGTTCCCTGGCCAAGCTGGCGCTGCACCAGCTGGTGCACTCCGGCCAGCGCCCCTTCACCTGCAACCTCTGCGGCAAGGGCTTCACCAACCCAAGCGGGCTGAGTCGGCACCAGCAGCGCCACACGGGCGTGCGCCCCCACAAGTGCCCGCTCTGCTCCAAGACCTTCGTGGCAGCCTCGGGGCTGCAGCTGCATCAGCGCACGCACACGGGCGagcgccccttcccctgcccggAGTGCGGCAAGGCCTTCCGGCAGGCCACCCACCTGCGGGAGCACCGGCGGCTGCACACTGGCGAGCGCCCCTACCAGTGCCCAGAGTGCGGCAAGGCCTTCATCCAGTCCATGCACCTGGCCGAGCACCGGCGCATCCACACCGGCGAGCGCCCACACCGCTGCCCGCACTGCCCCAAGGCCTTCAAGACCCTCTCCAACCTGCGCAGCCACCGCAAGACCCACGGGGCTGccaccaccccagccccgcccaccGCCCAGCCCACCCAGACCATCATGTGCACTGAGTTTGGGGAAACCATCGCCATCATTGAGACGGCGGAACCGCTGCCCCTGGTGGAGACCATCGAAATCTACCAGGCTGCCCTGGAGGGCAGCCTCCAGGTGGACAATCTGCAGGTCAATGCCTTCGTATAG